The genomic stretch CATCCCGCCGACGATGCCGGTGACAGAAGCGGCGATGATCAGCGCGAGAAAAGCATGGACCTTGGTGCGCAAAACGAAAAAAATGAGCAAAAAGACGCCGAGAGCGAGCCCAATGAGCATTTGGGAACCTGATACAGTGGCGGCTGCAGGTTGCATGATGTTGCGCCTCCTTTTTTGAAAAAGTGGTGATTAGTGCACTATTCGGCATGAAATCTCCCGGAGTTTCCTCCCCCAACGTGTTGGGGAGGATACGTTCCTATTCATCTAACTGCTAGTAGCGGCGGAAGCTGGGAGCGTACCGGACAGCCAGCTTAATGGCTTCTTCCATACTGACGCTGCTCGCTTTGCCGGAGCCGGCGATGTCGAAGGCGGTGCCGTGATCGACGGAGGTCCGCAGGAAGGGCAGTCCGTTCGTAACAGCGACGGTTCGTTCGAAATCGACCATTTTGGTGGCGATATGACCCTGGTCATGATAGAGGGAAAGGATGGCGTCATAGGCGCCCTTGAGGCCGAAATAAAAGACCGAGTCGGCTGGGACAGGACCGACGACATTGATGCCTCGCTCACGGGCGGCAGCGATGGCCGGCGCGATCTGCTCGTCCTCCTCATCACCGAAGAGGCCATGTTCCCCGCTGTGGGGATTGAGGCCGGCGACGGCGAATTTGGGGCTGTCCACTCCGAGACGCCGAAGAGCCTCGGTACAACGAACGAGGTAGTCAAGGGCGCGTTCGGTCGTAACCATGTCGCAAGCTTTGCGCAGCGAAACGTGGCGGCTCAGGAAAAAGACGCGCAGTTCGAAGACTTGGAACATGGTCAAGGGATCGTTGGCGCCGGACAGGTGGCCGAGGATCTCTGTGTGACCGATATGGGGGATGCCAGCGGCTTTCAGGGCTTCTTTGTTGATGGGGGTCGTGGCGATAGCGTCCACCTGGCCGGCCATAGCCAGTGACACCGACTTTTCGATGCATTCGTAGGCAGCGTTGCCTGCCATGGCTTGGACAGCGCCCATTTTTAGTTGTTTCAATTCAACGTTGGCCAGATCGATGAGGTCGATAACGCCGGGCTCGAATTTTCCCATCGCTGGCTCGGTGACGGTGTGCACCGCCAGTTCTAGACCGCAAAAGGCCATTGCTTGACGGAGGACACCGGCGTCACCGATGACGAGCGGACGGGCGATCCTGTACATCTCTTCGTTGGCCAAGGCCTTGACGACGATTTCCGGACCGACACCGGCAGGGTCGCCCATGGGGATCGCTATGATCGGTCGTTGCATAAGACTCTCTCCTTACTCGGCTGGATAGGTTTCATTAGAGATCTTCGTC from Heliomicrobium modesticaldum Ice1 encodes the following:
- the pdxA gene encoding 4-hydroxythreonine-4-phosphate dehydrogenase PdxA, which produces MQRPIIAIPMGDPAGVGPEIVVKALANEEMYRIARPLVIGDAGVLRQAMAFCGLELAVHTVTEPAMGKFEPGVIDLIDLANVELKQLKMGAVQAMAGNAAYECIEKSVSLAMAGQVDAIATTPINKEALKAAGIPHIGHTEILGHLSGANDPLTMFQVFELRVFFLSRHVSLRKACDMVTTERALDYLVRCTEALRRLGVDSPKFAVAGLNPHSGEHGLFGDEEDEQIAPAIAAARERGINVVGPVPADSVFYFGLKGAYDAILSLYHDQGHIATKMVDFERTVAVTNGLPFLRTSVDHGTAFDIAGSGKASSVSMEEAIKLAVRYAPSFRRY